A DNA window from Chryseobacterium sp. MEBOG06 contains the following coding sequences:
- the truA gene encoding tRNA pseudouridine(38-40) synthase TruA, with the protein MRYFIEFSYNGKNYFGYQIQPDAISVQEELEKALSTILREDIKTTGAGRTDTGVHAKKIFAHFDTEKELDVQLPRRLNSFLPPDISIERIFPVKDDFHARFDATYRTYEYNISLSKNPFTQESAWQHWKRPLDIEKMNEACEILFEYEDFTSFAKLKTDNKTNICKIYKAEWEQNGTELKFTVSANRFLRNMVRAIVGTMVEIGTGKLKPEDLRKVIENKNRNAAGTSAPGHGLYLVDVGYEF; encoded by the coding sequence TTGAGATACTTTATTGAATTTTCTTACAACGGAAAGAATTATTTCGGCTACCAGATACAGCCGGACGCCATTTCTGTACAGGAAGAGCTGGAAAAAGCTCTTTCTACCATTTTGCGGGAAGACATTAAAACAACCGGTGCCGGAAGAACAGATACCGGCGTTCACGCAAAAAAAATATTTGCTCATTTTGATACAGAAAAAGAGCTTGATGTTCAGCTGCCACGAAGACTGAACAGCTTTCTGCCGCCAGATATTTCTATTGAAAGAATTTTTCCGGTGAAAGATGATTTTCATGCCCGTTTTGATGCTACTTACAGAACGTACGAATACAATATTTCACTGTCTAAGAATCCGTTCACACAGGAATCTGCCTGGCAGCACTGGAAAAGACCGCTGGATATTGAAAAAATGAATGAAGCCTGTGAAATTCTGTTTGAATATGAGGATTTTACCAGCTTTGCGAAATTAAAAACAGACAATAAAACCAATATCTGCAAGATATATAAGGCAGAATGGGAGCAGAACGGAACGGAACTGAAGTTCACTGTTTCGGCCAATCGTTTTCTCAGAAATATGGTTCGTGCCATTGTAGGAACGATGGTAGAAATAGGAACCGGAAAACTGAAGCCGGAAGATTTACGTAAAGTGATTGAAAATAAGAACCGTAACGCTGCAGGAACCTCAGCTCCGGGGCATGGTCTGTATCTGGTAGATGTAGGATACGAATTTTAA
- a CDS encoding RNA polymerase sigma factor, producing the protein MVFEEIYEIYWQKIFRLCMGYANDPDLAKDLAQETFIIIWQQLPKFRNESSVGTWIFRIASNNCLRQIEKEKKFTKTDLPLNLEEKKHESLEPQIQLLYQFISELPETDRIIISLELEEVKQAEIAHITGLSESNIRVKIHRIKEKLTQKFKENGS; encoded by the coding sequence ATGGTTTTTGAGGAGATATACGAAATCTACTGGCAGAAAATATTCCGCCTGTGTATGGGATACGCCAATGATCCTGACCTGGCAAAGGACCTGGCACAGGAAACCTTTATCATCATATGGCAGCAACTTCCCAAATTCCGAAATGAATCCAGTGTGGGAACATGGATTTTCAGAATAGCTTCCAACAACTGCCTCCGGCAGATTGAAAAAGAAAAAAAATTCACCAAAACAGACCTTCCTTTAAATCTGGAAGAAAAGAAGCATGAATCTTTAGAACCTCAGATACAATTACTGTATCAGTTTATTTCTGAACTTCCCGAAACGGACAGAATTATCATTTCTCTGGAACTAGAGGAAGTAAAACAGGCAGAAATAGCTCATATCACAGGGCTTTCTGAGTCTAACATTCGGGTGAAAATTCATAGGATAAAAGAAAAATTAACGCAAAAGTTTAAAGAAAATGGATCCTAA
- a CDS encoding ABC transporter ATP-binding protein yields the protein MKKQDTWEIIKRLFFIGMKFRSWFILTLIISIILSIVSTYRPYLTMQVVDNDITKLQDKALMMKHIYILVGLVFAETVLNFFLVYFSNFISQNVIRDIRERLYAKLIYFRTSFFDKTPIGQLVTRAVGDVETIATVYTDGFLMVFGDILRIVFVLIMMFSTNVHLSYITLAILPLMVVITRFFQKRLKKAFGDERTWTANQNSFVQERLAGMSIIQVFNRQEAEFKRFDDINITLKSALLRTVFIFSLFFPVVELISSLFIGFILFYGGYITISAGVVIAFIQYISMLIRPLRQIADRFNNIQRGIVGAERVLGVMDEDNSMSNTGTVKKDHFAGKIEFQKVHFAYDEKQEVLKGLDFKVNPGETVAIVGATGAGKSTIISLITRLYDINSGNILIDDVNLKDYELYNLRSHIGVVLQDVFLFHGSIFENLAFGDDSITLDKIKAGAREIEVDQFIEQLPGGYDYVVSERGSSISLGQRQLLSFLRAYLSDPKILILDEATSSIDHESEKLIQKATEKITKNRTSIIIAHRLSTIEKADKIIVMEHGKIVEEGTHLDLLDKDGYYATLYKAQLRNEVEIEEEKES from the coding sequence ATGAAAAAACAAGATACCTGGGAAATTATAAAAAGGCTGTTCTTTATCGGAATGAAGTTCCGTTCTTGGTTCATTCTTACCCTGATAATTTCCATTATACTTTCTATTGTTTCTACCTACAGACCTTACCTGACGATGCAGGTGGTGGATAATGATATTACAAAACTTCAGGATAAAGCTTTAATGATGAAGCATATTTATATCCTGGTAGGGTTGGTATTTGCAGAAACTGTTCTTAACTTTTTTCTGGTTTATTTTTCCAACTTTATTTCGCAGAACGTTATCCGTGATATCAGAGAAAGGTTATACGCAAAACTGATTTATTTTAGAACTTCATTTTTTGATAAAACGCCGATCGGTCAGCTGGTTACCCGTGCTGTAGGTGATGTGGAGACTATTGCTACCGTTTACACAGACGGATTCCTGATGGTTTTCGGAGATATTCTCAGAATTGTTTTTGTATTGATCATGATGTTCAGTACCAATGTACATTTAAGCTACATTACCCTGGCAATCCTTCCTTTAATGGTTGTGATCACAAGATTTTTCCAGAAAAGGCTGAAAAAAGCTTTTGGAGATGAAAGAACATGGACTGCCAATCAGAATTCATTTGTACAGGAAAGACTGGCCGGAATGTCTATTATTCAGGTTTTCAACAGACAGGAAGCAGAATTTAAAAGATTTGATGATATTAATATAACGCTGAAAAGTGCATTATTGAGAACCGTTTTTATTTTCTCATTATTCTTTCCGGTTGTAGAACTTATTTCTTCACTGTTTATCGGGTTTATTCTTTTTTATGGAGGATATATCACGATCAGTGCCGGAGTGGTGATTGCTTTTATTCAGTATATTTCAATGCTGATCCGTCCTTTAAGGCAGATCGCAGACCGTTTCAATAATATCCAGAGAGGTATTGTGGGAGCAGAAAGAGTATTGGGAGTAATGGATGAAGATAACTCAATGTCCAATACCGGTACGGTAAAAAAAGATCACTTTGCTGGTAAAATAGAATTTCAGAAAGTACATTTTGCTTATGATGAAAAGCAGGAAGTATTGAAGGGACTGGATTTTAAAGTAAACCCTGGGGAGACTGTTGCTATTGTGGGGGCAACAGGAGCTGGGAAATCTACGATTATCAGTCTGATTACAAGACTTTATGATATCAATTCCGGAAATATTCTCATTGATGATGTGAATTTAAAAGATTATGAACTTTATAATCTGAGAAGTCATATCGGGGTTGTATTACAGGATGTTTTCCTTTTCCATGGAAGTATTTTTGAAAACCTTGCCTTTGGGGATGACAGCATCACACTGGATAAAATAAAAGCGGGTGCGAGAGAGATTGAAGTGGATCAGTTTATTGAGCAGCTTCCCGGCGGATATGATTATGTAGTAAGTGAAAGAGGATCTTCAATTTCCTTAGGACAGAGACAGCTGCTGTCTTTCCTTAGAGCGTACCTGTCTGATCCTAAAATTTTAATTTTAGATGAGGCAACATCTTCAATTGACCATGAAAGCGAAAAACTAATTCAGAAAGCTACAGAAAAAATTACGAAAAACAGAACATCCATTATTATAGCACACCGACTTTCTACTATTGAAAAAGCAGATAAGATCATTGTGATGGAACACGGTAAAATTGTAGAAGAAGGAACCCACCTTGATCTTCTTGATAAAGATGGATACTATGCTACTCTTTACAAAGCCCAGCTGCGTAACGAAGTAGAAATTGAAGAAGAAAAAGAATCATAA
- the lpxK gene encoding tetraacyldisaccharide 4'-kinase encodes MKRWYLYPFSLGYHMVTGFRNTMYDLGIFKSTKFKTPIINVGNLSVGGSGKSPMVMYLAQFLSKHYRTGVLSRGYGRLTKGYEVTNYDSNYKIVGDEAMQLFERFKNRFVIAVSEERVPGAKKVIEDMDLGVLVLDDAFQHRAIKAGFNILMTDFNDPFFKDYILPAGDLRESRAGYKRADIIMVSKCPDELTEETKRYYISRIRPAYGQKVFFSSIGYDENVYGKDKILPDNNLNYYDILLITGIANPKPLLEHLAKFSQRVKHLKFRDHHNFTDEDIKKILAEYKKLGEYKLILTTEKDYVRLKTFDYLREIVYYWPINVVIDKKEEFNQIILDYVKKN; translated from the coding sequence ATGAAAAGATGGTACCTTTATCCTTTTTCCCTCGGTTATCATATGGTAACGGGTTTCCGGAACACAATGTATGATCTGGGAATTTTTAAGTCGACAAAATTCAAAACACCGATAATCAATGTCGGAAACCTTTCTGTGGGCGGAAGCGGAAAGTCACCCATGGTGATGTATCTTGCTCAGTTTCTATCCAAACATTACAGAACCGGAGTTTTATCCCGGGGATACGGAAGGCTCACCAAAGGGTATGAAGTCACTAATTATGACAGCAACTACAAAATAGTGGGTGATGAAGCGATGCAGCTTTTTGAACGTTTCAAAAACCGTTTTGTCATTGCCGTTTCTGAAGAACGTGTACCTGGTGCCAAAAAAGTGATTGAAGACATGGATCTTGGGGTTCTGGTATTGGATGATGCCTTTCAGCACAGAGCGATCAAAGCCGGTTTCAATATTTTGATGACGGATTTTAATGATCCTTTTTTCAAGGATTATATTCTTCCTGCCGGCGATCTGAGAGAATCCAGAGCTGGATACAAGAGAGCAGACATCATCATGGTCAGCAAATGTCCTGATGAACTGACGGAAGAAACCAAAAGGTATTATATCTCCAGAATACGACCTGCCTATGGCCAGAAAGTATTCTTTTCATCCATTGGCTATGACGAAAATGTATACGGAAAAGATAAAATACTTCCGGATAACAACCTGAATTATTATGATATTCTGCTGATCACAGGAATTGCCAATCCTAAACCTCTTCTGGAACATCTGGCAAAATTCTCGCAAAGGGTTAAGCATTTAAAATTCAGGGATCATCATAATTTCACGGATGAGGATATTAAAAAAATCCTTGCCGAGTATAAAAAATTAGGGGAATATAAACTGATATTAACCACAGAGAAAGATTATGTACGTCTGAAAACTTTTGACTATCTTAGAGAAATTGTTTACTACTGGCCTATCAATGTTGTCATTGATAAAAAAGAAGAATTCAATCAAATCATCTTAGACTATGTTAAAAAAAATTAA
- a CDS encoding GNAT family N-acetyltransferase, with protein sequence MIIREATEKDLEILLTFEQGIVTAERPFNSTLKDGEIHYYDLSEFIKSPDAILIVAEEDNEIVGSGYALIKKPEKDYNNFENYAYLGFMYVKPEYRGKGINKVITDELVGWSKSKGISEVRLDVYTQNESAIKAYEKAGFEPLLLTMRLK encoded by the coding sequence ATGATCATAAGAGAAGCCACAGAAAAGGATTTGGAGATCCTGTTAACATTTGAGCAGGGAATAGTTACTGCAGAGAGACCTTTTAACAGTACCCTTAAGGACGGAGAGATTCATTATTATGACCTGAGCGAATTTATTAAGTCTCCAGATGCTATTTTGATTGTTGCAGAGGAGGATAACGAAATTGTAGGTTCCGGTTATGCTCTGATTAAAAAGCCTGAAAAGGATTATAACAATTTTGAAAACTATGCTTATCTGGGCTTTATGTATGTAAAACCTGAATACAGAGGCAAAGGTATCAATAAAGTAATCACTGATGAGCTAGTCGGCTGGTCAAAATCGAAAGGGATTTCAGAAGTTAGGCTTGATGTTTATACCCAAAACGAATCTGCTATAAAAGCATATGAAAAAGCTGGTTTTGAACCCTTACTTCTTACTATGAGATTGAAATAA
- a CDS encoding class I SAM-dependent methyltransferase, with amino-acid sequence MNNCDNKKHWEKVYETKNPDQVSWTQEKPKTSLDFINSLGLGKEAKIIDIGGGDSNLVDFLLEEGYENITVLDISAKALEKAKERLGNAADKVKWIATDITAFEPLETYNIWHDRAAFHFLITPEQVSKYIDIAEKNIDGFMILGTFSKNGPAKCSGLDIQQYDEESLTEKFEAGFEKIKCVIEDHITPFETVQNFVFCSFRKH; translated from the coding sequence ATGAATAATTGTGACAATAAAAAACATTGGGAAAAAGTATATGAAACCAAAAATCCTGATCAGGTAAGCTGGACACAGGAAAAACCAAAGACTTCTCTAGACTTTATCAATTCTCTGGGACTTGGAAAAGAAGCTAAAATTATTGATATCGGAGGCGGAGACAGCAATCTTGTTGATTTTCTTCTTGAAGAAGGATATGAAAATATTACGGTACTGGATATCTCGGCCAAAGCGTTGGAGAAAGCAAAAGAGAGACTGGGAAATGCCGCAGATAAGGTAAAATGGATTGCCACAGACATTACGGCATTTGAACCTTTGGAAACGTATAACATCTGGCATGACAGAGCTGCTTTTCATTTTCTGATAACTCCGGAGCAGGTTTCAAAATATATAGATATTGCAGAGAAAAATATAGATGGTTTTATGATTTTGGGAACTTTTTCTAAAAACGGACCTGCCAAATGCAGCGGACTGGATATCCAGCAATATGATGAAGAATCACTCACTGAAAAATTCGAAGCCGGTTTTGAAAAAATAAAGTGTGTTATTGAAGATCATATCACCCCTTTTGAGACGGTACAGAACTTTGTTTTCTGCAGTTTCAGAAAGCATTAA
- a CDS encoding TlpA family protein disulfide reductase: MRKLLLIFMIGIFGISYSQKVPAVLKTSFSKEALKQKLEDEDGKAITIQQVLDQHKGKVLLIDFWAGWCRDCLQAFPKAEILEKNNPNIDFVFLSLERSKEGFDKSLARFNMKDKENYWFASGWKNDFNNYVDLNWIPRYMIIDQKSSIAKYYAISPEDPEIQQTIDNLLK, from the coding sequence ATGAGAAAGTTGTTATTAATTTTTATGATAGGTATTTTTGGGATAAGCTATTCACAGAAAGTACCTGCCGTTCTTAAAACCAGTTTTTCCAAAGAAGCTCTAAAACAGAAACTTGAAGATGAAGACGGAAAGGCAATCACTATCCAGCAGGTCCTTGATCAGCATAAAGGAAAAGTTTTGTTAATCGATTTTTGGGCCGGATGGTGCAGAGACTGTCTTCAGGCATTCCCAAAAGCTGAGATATTAGAAAAAAATAACCCGAATATAGATTTTGTGTTTCTTTCGCTGGAAAGATCAAAAGAAGGTTTTGATAAAAGCCTTGCAAGATTCAACATGAAGGATAAAGAGAACTATTGGTTTGCTTCAGGCTGGAAAAATGATTTTAATAATTATGTAGATCTGAACTGGATTCCAAGATATATGATTATCGATCAAAAATCTTCCATTGCCAAATATTATGCGATCTCCCCTGAAGATCCTGAAATCCAACAGACTATAGACAACCTTTTGAAATAG
- a CDS encoding purine-nucleoside phosphorylase has translation MLKKIKETADFIEKIIQETPDFAVVLGSGLGKLQNEVEPIHVLEYKNIPHFPQTTVAGHTGKLIYGLLEGKKVLMMSGRFHYYEGHTMETVTFPVRVFHLLGIKNLILSNACGGVNQAYSVADIVIVKDHINMMPEHPLRGKNIDELGPRFVDMSEPYNKKMISAAEQVASDNNIKIHQGVYVALQGPTFETPAEYGMIKAIGGDMVGMSTVPEVIVAKHMGMEVFCMSVITDLGGPDIAFAVSHEEVLNAANKAMPNVITVVKGLIKNYQ, from the coding sequence ATGTTAAAAAAAATTAAAGAGACCGCTGATTTTATAGAAAAAATTATTCAGGAAACTCCTGATTTTGCTGTCGTTTTAGGATCCGGACTGGGAAAATTGCAGAATGAGGTAGAGCCGATCCATGTTTTAGAGTACAAAAACATCCCTCATTTTCCACAGACTACCGTTGCAGGACATACCGGAAAACTGATCTATGGACTACTGGAAGGTAAAAAAGTGCTGATGATGAGTGGGCGTTTTCATTATTATGAAGGCCACACAATGGAAACGGTCACTTTTCCTGTCAGAGTTTTTCATTTACTTGGAATTAAAAATCTTATCCTTTCCAACGCCTGCGGTGGAGTAAACCAGGCCTACAGTGTTGCTGATATTGTAATCGTAAAGGATCACATCAACATGATGCCGGAACATCCGCTTCGTGGAAAAAATATTGATGAACTTGGACCACGTTTTGTGGATATGAGTGAACCTTACAACAAGAAAATGATCAGTGCCGCTGAACAGGTTGCTTCAGACAACAATATTAAAATCCATCAGGGGGTATATGTTGCCCTTCAGGGTCCAACTTTTGAAACTCCGGCTGAATATGGTATGATCAAAGCTATTGGTGGAGATATGGTAGGAATGAGCACCGTTCCCGAAGTTATTGTCGCCAAACATATGGGAATGGAGGTATTCTGCATGTCTGTTATTACAGATCTTGGTGGACCTGATATTGCTTTTGCTGTTTCTCACGAAGAAGTTTTAAACGCTGCCAATAAAGCAATGCCCAATGTAATTACTGTTGTAAAAGGTCTGATTAAAAATTATCAATAA